A genome region from Arthrobacter sp. V1I9 includes the following:
- a CDS encoding carbohydrate ABC transporter permease, with amino-acid sequence MSNAVSTAPKTATRGRTEGGQSGQRNAALAWLTLPALFFFLVFAVVPLAGVLILSFSSWDGIGAIGSAGMGNWFSVLADPGLYNALGLTFLIMIASWLVQTPISLLLGVFTAGSQRYRAALAVLYFLPLLLSSAAVAIAFKALLDPNFGLATGLGLPFLARDWLGVPHLALGLVIFVIAWQFVPFHTLIYQGGVRQIPKSLYEAAEIDGAGTIKQFFHITLPQLKYTIITSSTLMVVGSLTYFDLIFVLTGGGPGNSTRILALDMYLRGFRANLMGPASVIAVILVLIGLALALFLQRLGGKDKQGSQLEGM; translated from the coding sequence ATGAGTAACGCCGTCTCCACCGCTCCAAAGACTGCCACCCGGGGCAGGACCGAAGGCGGGCAAAGCGGGCAGCGGAATGCTGCACTCGCGTGGCTGACGCTGCCGGCTTTGTTCTTCTTCCTCGTCTTCGCGGTTGTGCCGCTGGCCGGTGTACTCATTCTGAGCTTCTCCAGCTGGGACGGCATCGGTGCCATCGGGTCGGCGGGCATGGGTAACTGGTTCTCCGTGCTGGCAGACCCCGGCCTGTACAACGCCCTGGGACTGACCTTCCTGATCATGATCGCCTCCTGGCTCGTCCAGACTCCGATCAGCCTCCTCCTGGGAGTCTTCACGGCAGGAAGCCAGCGTTATCGGGCAGCCCTGGCCGTACTGTATTTCCTGCCTTTGCTGCTCTCATCGGCAGCAGTGGCCATCGCCTTCAAGGCCTTGCTGGACCCGAACTTCGGGCTGGCCACAGGCCTGGGGCTGCCTTTCCTGGCCCGGGACTGGCTGGGCGTACCGCATCTGGCCCTGGGGTTGGTCATCTTTGTGATTGCCTGGCAGTTCGTGCCGTTCCACACACTCATTTACCAGGGCGGCGTACGCCAGATCCCTAAATCGCTCTATGAAGCGGCAGAGATCGACGGAGCGGGAACAATCAAGCAGTTCTTCCACATCACGCTCCCCCAACTGAAGTACACCATCATCACGTCGTCCACCCTGATGGTGGTCGGATCGCTGACGTACTTCGACCTGATCTTCGTCCTGACCGGCGGCGGTCCGGGGAACTCCACCCGGATCCTGGCCCTGGACATGTACCTGCGCGGGTTCCGGGCCAATCTGATGGGCCCGGCAAGCGTCATCGCCGTCATTCTCGTACTCATCGGCCTTGCTCTTGCCTTGTTCCTCCAGCGCCTTGGAGGCAAGGACAAGCAGGGCAGCCAATTGGAAGGTATGTAG
- a CDS encoding carbohydrate ABC transporter permease, giving the protein MSTVLKSSTEETPTGSPANSAPAKRGFGSRMRRLNVPAGLGGWIWLAIIITPVYYVVITSLKTQEGYFGQNPLALPTSPTLENYQLVLEADFAKYFMNSTIVTLGAVIPTVLVSFMAAFAIVRGKGRFLKLVNGMFLMGLAIPLQATIIPIYLMIIRLNLYDSLLALMLPSIAFAIPLTVLILSNFIRDVPNELFESMRLDGCSEWQTMWRLALPLTRPAIVTVAIYNGLHVWNGFLLPLVLTQSPGLRVLPLALWTFQGEYSVNIPAVLASVVLSTLPILVLYVIGRRQLLAGLTAGFSK; this is encoded by the coding sequence GTGAGCACCGTCCTGAAAAGCAGCACGGAGGAAACTCCCACCGGCTCCCCGGCCAACTCCGCCCCCGCCAAGCGGGGGTTCGGTTCCCGGATGAGGCGGCTGAACGTCCCTGCAGGCCTCGGCGGCTGGATCTGGCTCGCCATCATCATCACCCCGGTCTACTACGTGGTCATCACCAGCCTGAAAACGCAGGAAGGCTACTTCGGCCAGAATCCGCTGGCGCTTCCCACCTCTCCCACGCTGGAGAACTACCAGCTGGTTCTTGAAGCCGACTTCGCGAAGTACTTCATGAACAGCACAATCGTCACACTCGGCGCTGTCATCCCGACCGTACTGGTTTCCTTCATGGCCGCGTTCGCCATTGTTCGCGGCAAGGGCAGGTTCCTCAAGCTGGTCAACGGCATGTTCCTGATGGGACTGGCGATCCCGCTCCAGGCGACGATCATCCCGATCTACCTGATGATCATCCGGCTCAACCTGTACGACAGCCTGCTGGCACTCATGCTTCCATCCATTGCCTTTGCGATCCCGCTGACCGTACTGATCCTGTCCAACTTCATCCGCGATGTGCCGAATGAACTGTTCGAGTCGATGCGGCTGGACGGCTGCAGCGAGTGGCAGACCATGTGGCGGCTCGCATTGCCACTGACCCGCCCTGCGATCGTGACAGTCGCCATCTACAACGGCCTGCATGTCTGGAACGGATTCCTGCTTCCGCTGGTCCTCACCCAGAGCCCCGGCCTGCGCGTCCTGCCCCTGGCGTTGTGGACATTCCAGGGCGAATACAGCGTCAACATTCCGGCCGTGCTCGCCTCGGTGGTGCTCAGCACCCTGCCGATCCTCGTGCTCTACGTCATCGGCCGCCGCCAGTTGCTCGCCGGCCTCACCGCGGGCTTCAGCAAGTAA
- a CDS encoding Gfo/Idh/MocA family protein, with product MTTAKPLRVGMVGYAFMGAAHSHAWRTAPRFFDLPLQPQLTAIAGRNADGVRAAADKLGWGSVETDWRRLIERDDIDLIDICTPGDTHPEIAIAALEAGKHVLCEKPLANSVEEAERMTLAAETAAKQGIFSMCGFSYRRTPALALAKQFVEQGRLGDLRHVRAQYLQDWLSDENAPMTWRLDKSKSGSGSLGDIGAHSIDAAQWVTGQSITGVSALLETFVPERPLAGDLVGLGGHGDLSRDAPRGTVTVDDVAIFSARFDGGVASTGAVGVFEATRYALGRKNAMRLEVNGTKGSLAFDFEDMNVLSFYDAAESPDAGFRRIFVTEPEHPYVGNWWPTGHGLGYEHGFTHQVVDLVTAIGEGHPPEPSFADALQVQRVLAAVEASASNSSQWQKV from the coding sequence ATGACCACCGCAAAACCCCTGCGGGTCGGCATGGTTGGCTACGCCTTCATGGGTGCAGCGCACTCCCACGCCTGGCGGACCGCGCCACGGTTCTTCGACCTGCCGCTGCAGCCCCAACTCACCGCGATTGCCGGCCGGAACGCCGATGGCGTGCGGGCCGCAGCAGACAAGCTTGGTTGGGGTTCGGTGGAGACGGACTGGCGCCGCCTGATCGAGCGTGACGACATCGACCTGATCGACATCTGCACCCCCGGCGACACGCACCCCGAGATTGCGATCGCCGCCCTTGAGGCCGGCAAGCATGTGCTGTGCGAAAAGCCGCTCGCGAACTCCGTGGAGGAAGCGGAGCGGATGACCCTCGCTGCGGAAACCGCCGCCAAGCAGGGCATCTTCTCGATGTGCGGCTTCAGTTACCGGCGGACACCCGCTTTGGCACTGGCCAAACAGTTCGTGGAACAGGGCAGGCTGGGTGACCTCCGGCACGTCCGGGCACAGTATCTGCAGGACTGGCTCTCCGACGAGAACGCCCCCATGACCTGGCGGCTGGACAAGAGCAAATCCGGGTCCGGCTCCCTCGGCGACATCGGGGCACACAGCATCGACGCGGCCCAATGGGTCACCGGGCAGAGCATCACAGGCGTCTCTGCACTGCTCGAAACCTTCGTCCCGGAGCGCCCGCTCGCCGGTGACCTTGTGGGCTTGGGCGGCCACGGAGACCTCAGCCGCGACGCACCCCGGGGAACGGTCACCGTGGACGACGTCGCCATCTTCAGCGCACGGTTCGACGGCGGTGTTGCTTCGACGGGGGCCGTTGGTGTCTTTGAAGCCACGCGTTACGCGCTCGGCCGGAAAAACGCCATGCGCCTGGAAGTGAACGGCACCAAAGGCTCCCTCGCCTTTGATTTTGAGGACATGAACGTCCTGTCCTTCTACGACGCAGCGGAGTCCCCGGATGCCGGCTTCCGCCGGATCTTCGTCACGGAGCCCGAGCACCCTTACGTCGGCAACTGGTGGCCCACTGGCCACGGCCTGGGCTACGAGCACGGTTTCACCCACCAGGTAGTGGACCTGGTGACGGCGATCGGTGAGGGCCACCCGCCGGAACCGTCCTTCGCGGACGCCCTGCAGGTCCAGCGGGTCTTGGCCGCCGTCGAGGCCAGCGCCTCGAACTCAAGCCAGTGGCAAAAGGTCTAG
- a CDS encoding sugar phosphate isomerase/epimerase — MTRPITLFTGQWADLPFEEVARLAGEWGFDGLEIACWGDHLDPRRAAEDDSYLQDRLDILEKNNLQVFAIANHLTGQAVCDDPIDERHQGILSTEIWGNGEAEGVRRRAAESMKDTARAAARLGVKTVTGFTGSSIWKAVAMFPPASEAMIDAGYQDFADRWNPILDVFEKEGVRFALEVHPSEIAYDYWTAKRTLEAIGHRKSFGLNFDPSHFIWQDLDPVMFLQDFAEHILHVHVKESVRQLDGRNGRLGSHLAWADPRRGWDFVTAGHGDVQWNRIFRTLNAIGYDGPTSIEWEDAGMDRLVGAPQALAMVQELARIAPPAAAFDAAFASR; from the coding sequence ATGACGCGACCAATCACACTTTTCACCGGCCAGTGGGCCGACCTGCCCTTCGAGGAGGTGGCCCGGCTCGCCGGCGAGTGGGGCTTTGACGGGCTCGAGATCGCTTGCTGGGGCGACCATCTGGACCCGCGCCGCGCTGCGGAGGACGATAGCTACCTCCAGGACCGGCTGGATATCCTGGAAAAAAACAACCTTCAGGTTTTCGCCATCGCCAACCACCTCACGGGGCAGGCAGTGTGCGATGACCCCATCGACGAACGCCACCAGGGCATCCTGTCCACGGAAATCTGGGGCAACGGCGAAGCAGAAGGAGTGCGCCGCCGCGCCGCCGAGTCGATGAAGGACACCGCACGGGCAGCTGCCCGCCTCGGTGTGAAGACCGTAACAGGATTTACCGGCTCTTCCATCTGGAAGGCCGTCGCCATGTTCCCGCCCGCCTCCGAGGCAATGATCGATGCAGGCTACCAGGACTTCGCGGACCGCTGGAATCCGATTCTGGACGTCTTTGAGAAGGAAGGCGTCCGCTTCGCCCTGGAGGTCCACCCTTCCGAAATCGCCTACGACTACTGGACCGCCAAGCGCACCCTGGAGGCCATCGGGCACCGCAAGAGCTTCGGGCTGAACTTCGACCCGTCCCATTTCATCTGGCAGGACCTGGATCCGGTGATGTTCCTGCAGGACTTCGCGGAACACATCCTCCACGTCCATGTGAAGGAGTCCGTCCGGCAACTGGACGGCCGCAACGGGCGCCTGGGCTCCCATCTGGCGTGGGCAGATCCGCGGCGCGGCTGGGACTTCGTCACCGCAGGGCACGGGGACGTGCAGTGGAACCGGATCTTCCGGACCCTCAATGCCATCGGCTACGACGGCCCCACCAGCATCGAATGGGAAGACGCCGGAATGGACCGCCTCGTCGGCGCCCCTCAGGCTCTGGCCATGGTCCAGGAACTCGCCCGGATCGCCCCGCCCGCAGCCGCCTTCGACGCAGCCTTCGCCAGCCGCTGA
- a CDS encoding ThuA domain-containing protein, which translates to MTESKNALVVRGGWDGHQPYEATELFIPYLKDNGYDVRVEESPKVYADAEYMAGVDLIMQCMTMTTIEKDEFAGLRTAVENGTGLAGWHGGIADSYRNNSDYLHLVGGQFACHPGKHPDECSGEQSDNYVPYTVNMLSAAAEHPITKGLSDFDLVTEQYWVLSDDYIDVLATTTQKVREWDPWNREVTSPAIWTRQWGKGRIFVATPGHRVEILQDTNVRTIIERGLLWASR; encoded by the coding sequence ATGACAGAATCCAAGAACGCCCTGGTGGTCCGCGGCGGCTGGGACGGACACCAGCCGTACGAGGCCACCGAGCTCTTCATCCCCTACCTCAAAGACAACGGCTACGACGTCCGCGTCGAGGAATCCCCCAAGGTCTACGCTGATGCCGAATACATGGCAGGCGTAGACCTGATCATGCAGTGCATGACCATGACCACCATTGAAAAGGACGAGTTCGCCGGGCTGCGCACTGCGGTCGAAAACGGCACCGGCCTGGCAGGCTGGCACGGGGGAATCGCCGACTCCTACCGGAACAACTCCGACTACCTGCACCTGGTCGGCGGCCAGTTCGCCTGCCATCCCGGCAAGCACCCGGACGAGTGCAGTGGCGAACAGTCGGACAACTACGTGCCCTACACGGTGAACATGCTCTCCGCCGCAGCAGAGCACCCCATCACCAAGGGCCTCTCCGACTTCGACCTTGTCACCGAGCAGTACTGGGTCCTCTCGGACGATTACATCGATGTCCTGGCCACCACCACCCAGAAGGTCCGGGAGTGGGACCCGTGGAACCGCGAAGTCACCTCACCGGCCATCTGGACCCGCCAGTGGGGCAAGGGCCGCATCTTCGTCGCCACCCCCGGCCACCGGGTCGAAATCCTCCAGGACACTAACGTCCGCACCATCATCGAAAGGGGCCTGCTGTGGGCAAGCCGTTGA
- a CDS encoding Gfo/Idh/MocA family protein: MGKPLKVGIVGCGAIIAQYLTNFRKLNDIELVAVADLDPARAQAIAEQYEGVRAVSVDELLTADDVELVLNLTIPAAHAEVALKAIAAGKSVYGEKPLAATTAEARDVLDAAREAGVAVGCAPDTVLGTGIQTARKAIDDGLIGAPISASATMVTPGHERWHPNPDFYYQPGGGPLLDMGPYYVTALVTLLGPVVSVIGAASHTRNERTIGSGPRQGQKVPVDIDSHVTGVLVHASGAMSTLFMSFDAVKSKSPNIEIHGERGSLVVPDPNHFDGEVQLFPLGADTWETLPVSAGYVDAGRGFGIADLASTAPGAEPRAGGTLAYHALEVMESVLDSARTGAAVAITSTAERPESVELTVLTDGADELQAQEAAS, encoded by the coding sequence GTGGGCAAGCCGTTGAAAGTAGGAATCGTTGGCTGCGGAGCCATCATCGCGCAGTACCTCACCAATTTCCGCAAGCTCAACGACATCGAACTGGTGGCGGTAGCGGACCTGGACCCGGCACGGGCCCAAGCGATAGCGGAGCAATACGAAGGCGTCCGCGCTGTTTCCGTTGACGAACTCCTCACCGCGGATGACGTCGAGCTGGTCCTAAACCTGACCATCCCGGCCGCGCACGCCGAGGTGGCCCTGAAGGCGATCGCCGCCGGCAAGAGCGTCTACGGTGAGAAGCCCCTCGCCGCCACCACTGCCGAGGCACGCGATGTGCTGGACGCGGCACGCGAGGCAGGGGTCGCCGTCGGTTGCGCGCCCGACACTGTACTGGGCACCGGCATCCAAACCGCCCGCAAAGCCATCGACGACGGACTAATCGGCGCGCCGATCTCCGCCTCCGCCACCATGGTGACGCCGGGACACGAGCGCTGGCACCCGAATCCGGACTTCTACTACCAGCCCGGCGGCGGACCGCTCCTGGACATGGGCCCCTACTATGTGACCGCCCTCGTAACTCTCCTGGGACCCGTCGTCTCCGTTATCGGCGCAGCAAGCCACACCCGCAATGAACGCACCATTGGCTCCGGACCACGCCAGGGCCAAAAGGTTCCTGTAGACATCGACTCCCACGTCACCGGTGTCCTGGTCCACGCCTCCGGCGCGATGTCCACGCTTTTTATGAGCTTCGACGCCGTCAAGTCCAAGTCCCCGAACATCGAAATCCACGGCGAGCGGGGATCGCTGGTGGTGCCGGACCCCAACCACTTCGACGGCGAGGTCCAGCTGTTCCCCCTGGGCGCAGACACCTGGGAGACCCTTCCTGTGTCCGCAGGCTACGTCGATGCCGGGCGAGGCTTCGGCATCGCCGACCTGGCCTCCACCGCGCCGGGTGCCGAGCCCCGCGCGGGCGGCACCCTGGCCTACCACGCGCTTGAAGTCATGGAATCAGTGCTCGATTCGGCCCGCACAGGCGCTGCGGTGGCAATCACCAGCACAGCGGAGCGGCCGGAGAGCGTGGAGCTGACCGTCCTGACGGACGGCGCGGACGAGCTCCAGGCCCAGGAAGCCGCTTCCTAG
- a CDS encoding sugar phosphate isomerase/epimerase gives MAYTADNWPIAAAMLPFPGTSGQGIHINDAESSLWAAALTEVKEAGFANADLTDSWVRPGDLSGDRLAEFKQTAKDVGIGIPAISAIRRSVIEERNWEANLAYSHRTIEAAAELGCEVVSVGLHQAITQEQQKQLWFWTVQGHKDPAGNKETWGNAVIRLRDLGRHAADVGVLLSLEMYEDTYLGTADSSVRLVEDIGLPNVGLNPDLGNLIRLHRPVEDWRELVAKTLPFSNYWHMKNYFRDEDVARDSYVTMPSPMESGLINYREAFKVALSVGFQGILCTEHYGGDGLSVAASNQDYLRRHVLPKTDGYTLGTSQVAQGRQQPTQELARV, from the coding sequence ATGGCGTACACAGCCGACAACTGGCCCATCGCCGCGGCGATGCTGCCATTCCCGGGCACAAGCGGGCAGGGAATCCACATCAATGACGCTGAGTCGTCACTCTGGGCCGCGGCGCTCACCGAGGTCAAGGAAGCAGGTTTCGCAAACGCGGACCTGACGGACAGCTGGGTGCGTCCCGGTGACCTCAGCGGGGACCGCCTCGCTGAATTCAAGCAGACCGCAAAGGACGTAGGAATTGGCATCCCGGCCATCTCCGCCATCCGCCGCAGCGTCATCGAGGAGAGGAACTGGGAAGCCAACCTGGCTTACAGCCACCGCACCATCGAGGCGGCTGCAGAGCTCGGCTGCGAGGTCGTCTCCGTCGGCCTCCACCAGGCCATCACGCAGGAGCAGCAAAAACAGCTGTGGTTCTGGACGGTCCAAGGCCACAAGGACCCAGCGGGTAACAAGGAAACTTGGGGCAACGCAGTCATCCGCCTCCGCGACCTCGGCAGGCATGCCGCCGACGTGGGCGTCCTGCTCTCGCTTGAAATGTATGAGGACACCTACCTGGGCACCGCCGACTCCTCGGTGAGGCTGGTCGAGGACATCGGACTCCCGAACGTGGGCCTCAACCCGGATCTCGGGAACCTGATCCGGCTCCACCGGCCCGTCGAGGACTGGCGGGAGCTGGTAGCCAAGACCCTGCCCTTCTCCAACTACTGGCACATGAAGAACTACTTCCGCGACGAGGACGTGGCCCGCGACTCGTATGTGACGATGCCGTCTCCGATGGAAAGCGGCCTCATCAACTACCGCGAGGCGTTCAAGGTAGCCCTGTCGGTCGGCTTCCAGGGCATTCTCTGCACCGAGCACTACGGTGGAGACGGCCTGAGCGTGGCCGCCAGCAACCAGGACTACCTCCGCCGCCACGTTCTCCCCAAGACGGACGGTTACACACTGGGCACCAGCCAGGTGGCCCAGGGACGGCAACAACCGACGCAGGAGCTCGCCCGGGTGTGA
- a CDS encoding dihydroxyacetone kinase family protein, with amino-acid sequence MTQIFDNPADFAEDALDGLVAANRRYVARVDGGVVRSTEVPAGQVAVVVGGGSGHYPAFAGLVGPGLAAGAVCGNIFTSPSGGQVYRVAKAANAGGGVLLSYGNYAGDVIHFGEAQQRLNAEGIETRTVLVTDDIASAPLDQIAQRRGIAGDLTVFKIAGAAAEAGLDLDAVERLAVRANHCTRSLGAAFDGCTLPGAAEPLFQVPAGQMSLGLGIHGEPGISDHPMPTASELAEMLVSRLLEDKPDNAGDRVVAILNGLGRVKYEELFLLYGKIEKLLTAAGLTVVEPECGELVTSLDMSGLSLTLLWLDDELERFWAAPADTAGFRKGNLAPRARRQLAGPAEAAAAEGEDATAAASGLGRLAAEVLAHVQDAVVEHEAELGRLDAIAGDGDHGRGMRRGVEAAAAAAREAAAAGASVQRVLTAAGEAWSERAGGTSGALWGSALQAAGRTLGNKTIYARGDAAVAVTAFTDAITALGKAVPGDKTMVDALLPFRGAFQSAFNGGAPVAAALAAGAAAAQEAAKATASLRPRKGRARPLAEKSLGHPDPGAVSLSLIAARMADCLTVGQDLSLSESPLATSASEEGVPA; translated from the coding sequence ATGACCCAGATCTTTGACAACCCCGCGGACTTCGCCGAAGACGCGCTCGACGGCCTCGTGGCAGCCAACCGCAGGTACGTTGCCCGGGTGGACGGCGGCGTGGTCCGCTCCACCGAAGTACCCGCCGGGCAAGTGGCTGTGGTGGTGGGCGGCGGTTCCGGCCACTATCCGGCCTTCGCCGGCCTGGTAGGGCCCGGTTTGGCGGCAGGTGCGGTGTGCGGCAACATCTTCACGTCACCCTCCGGCGGGCAGGTCTACCGGGTGGCCAAGGCAGCCAACGCCGGGGGCGGCGTGCTGCTGAGCTACGGCAACTACGCCGGGGACGTGATCCACTTCGGTGAGGCGCAGCAGCGGCTTAACGCCGAAGGCATCGAGACCCGCACCGTCCTCGTCACGGACGACATCGCCAGCGCCCCGCTGGACCAGATCGCGCAACGCCGTGGAATCGCCGGCGACCTGACTGTCTTCAAGATTGCCGGCGCCGCCGCGGAGGCGGGACTGGACCTCGACGCCGTGGAACGGCTCGCTGTCCGCGCCAACCACTGCACCCGTTCCCTGGGTGCGGCCTTCGATGGGTGCACCTTACCCGGCGCTGCCGAGCCGTTGTTCCAGGTGCCGGCCGGCCAGATGTCGCTGGGCTTGGGCATCCACGGCGAACCGGGGATTTCCGACCACCCCATGCCCACGGCCTCCGAACTTGCCGAAATGCTCGTCTCCCGGCTGCTCGAAGACAAGCCCGATAATGCCGGCGACCGCGTGGTGGCTATCCTCAATGGTTTGGGCAGGGTGAAGTATGAGGAACTGTTCCTGCTTTACGGCAAAATCGAAAAACTCCTCACCGCTGCCGGCCTGACAGTTGTGGAGCCGGAATGCGGCGAGCTCGTCACCAGCCTGGACATGTCCGGGCTCTCCCTGACCCTGCTGTGGCTTGATGATGAACTGGAGCGGTTCTGGGCCGCGCCGGCCGATACCGCCGGCTTCCGCAAGGGCAATCTGGCTCCGCGGGCCCGGCGCCAACTGGCCGGACCGGCAGAAGCCGCGGCCGCTGAAGGAGAGGATGCGACGGCGGCAGCAAGTGGGCTGGGCAGGTTGGCAGCGGAGGTCCTCGCCCACGTGCAGGACGCCGTCGTCGAGCATGAGGCGGAACTGGGCAGGCTGGACGCCATTGCCGGCGACGGTGACCATGGCAGGGGCATGCGACGTGGCGTGGAGGCAGCGGCAGCGGCAGCCCGGGAGGCGGCGGCAGCCGGAGCTTCCGTGCAACGTGTCCTGACCGCCGCCGGTGAGGCATGGAGCGAGCGCGCCGGCGGCACCTCCGGGGCCCTGTGGGGCTCCGCCCTGCAGGCTGCCGGAAGGACCCTCGGCAACAAAACCATTTATGCACGCGGGGACGCGGCTGTCGCTGTGACCGCCTTTACAGACGCCATTACTGCGCTGGGCAAGGCTGTACCGGGCGACAAGACGATGGTGGACGCGCTGCTTCCCTTCCGTGGCGCCTTCCAGTCGGCGTTCAACGGCGGCGCTCCCGTTGCAGCGGCGTTGGCCGCCGGGGCCGCGGCTGCGCAGGAAGCCGCGAAGGCCACGGCATCCCTCAGGCCGCGCAAGGGAAGGGCAAGGCCGCTGGCGGAAAAGAGCCTTGGTCACCCGGACCCCGGGGCGGTCTCTCTCAGCCTGATCGCCGCCAGGATGGCGGACTGCCTGACTGTCGGCCAAGACCTTTCACTTTCTGAATCCCCGCTGGCAACCTCTGCGTCCGAAGAAGGGGTACCGGCATGA
- a CDS encoding ribose-5-phosphate isomerase — MNLEQSAATGWRIVVGNDEAGVEYKEALKALLEADNRVASVVDVGVRAGDTTAYPHVAVDAARKVADGEADRALLICGTGLGVAIAANKVPGIRAVTAHDGYSVERSVLSNNAQVLTMGQRVIGLELAKKLVGEWLDYRFDETSASASKVDAICSYEPDYTKAV; from the coding sequence ATGAACCTGGAGCAAAGCGCAGCAACAGGATGGCGCATCGTCGTCGGCAACGATGAAGCGGGCGTCGAATATAAGGAAGCACTGAAGGCCCTGCTCGAAGCCGACAACCGCGTGGCCTCCGTGGTGGATGTGGGCGTGCGTGCCGGTGACACCACCGCCTACCCGCATGTCGCCGTCGACGCCGCCCGCAAGGTCGCCGACGGAGAAGCCGACCGGGCGCTCCTGATCTGCGGCACCGGGCTGGGCGTGGCCATTGCAGCCAACAAGGTGCCCGGAATCCGCGCCGTCACCGCCCACGACGGCTACTCCGTGGAACGCTCCGTCTTGAGCAACAATGCCCAGGTCCTCACCATGGGCCAGCGCGTCATCGGCCTTGAACTGGCCAAGAAGCTCGTGGGCGAGTGGCTCGACTACCGGTTCGACGAAACCTCAGCGTCCGCCTCGAAGGTGGACGCCATCTGCTCCTACGAGCCCGACTATACAAAGGCAGTTTGA
- a CDS encoding 3-hydroxyacyl-CoA dehydrogenase family protein produces MTGTPSTPNTADAGTARTVAVVGSGYMGGGIAQVLALGGARVALADVSAEVAQSNYDRLLLESDQFVADGLFPAGASEILKQNLWAAKDIEEAVADADFIEEAVPEVITIKHQTLARISAAARPDAIIGSNTSTISIAELSGPVANPERFLGVHFSNPSPFIPGVEIIPHAGTSASAVGTVRELVHAAGKQTAVVKDVTGFVLNRLQYALFHEAAQLVEQGIVTADNVDTLVRTTFGFRLPFFGPFAIADMAGLDVYNFCYKSLQKDFPERFATPKILSDLVDAGKLGTKTGAGFLDVPAERTPELIAYRNKAYVAMQKLLDELGPAPIS; encoded by the coding sequence ATGACCGGAACACCAAGCACCCCGAACACCGCTGATGCAGGCACCGCCCGGACGGTCGCCGTCGTCGGCTCCGGCTACATGGGCGGCGGCATCGCACAGGTCCTGGCCCTCGGCGGAGCGCGCGTGGCACTGGCCGACGTATCCGCCGAAGTGGCCCAAAGCAACTACGACCGCCTCCTGCTGGAATCGGACCAGTTCGTGGCAGACGGACTGTTCCCTGCCGGCGCCAGCGAAATCCTCAAGCAGAACCTTTGGGCCGCCAAGGACATCGAGGAAGCTGTGGCGGACGCGGACTTCATTGAAGAGGCCGTCCCCGAAGTCATCACCATCAAGCACCAGACCTTGGCCCGCATCAGCGCCGCGGCCCGGCCGGACGCCATCATCGGCTCCAATACGTCCACCATCTCGATTGCCGAATTGTCCGGACCGGTCGCCAATCCGGAGCGGTTCCTCGGGGTCCACTTCTCCAATCCATCGCCATTCATCCCCGGCGTGGAAATTATTCCGCACGCAGGCACTTCGGCCTCCGCCGTGGGTACCGTCCGCGAACTGGTCCACGCAGCGGGCAAACAGACCGCCGTAGTGAAGGACGTCACCGGGTTCGTGCTCAACCGCCTGCAGTACGCGCTCTTCCACGAGGCCGCGCAGCTCGTGGAGCAGGGAATCGTGACGGCGGATAACGTGGATACCCTGGTCCGCACCACGTTCGGCTTCCGGCTGCCGTTCTTCGGGCCGTTCGCCATCGCGGACATGGCCGGGCTGGACGTATACAACTTCTGCTACAAGTCCCTGCAAAAGGATTTCCCGGAGCGGTTCGCCACCCCGAAGATCCTCAGCGACCTGGTGGATGCCGGAAAGCTCGGCACCAAGACGGGTGCCGGATTCCTTGACGTCCCGGCCGAACGCACACCCGAGTTGATCGCGTACCGCAACAAGGCTTACGTGGCCATGCAGAAATTACTGGATGAGCTCGGCCCGGCACCGATCAGCTGA
- a CDS encoding helix-turn-helix transcriptional regulator, whose product MTTSPDSDPRLRELRELRRVKDRIDREYAQPLDVESLARGVHMSAGHLSRRFRLAYQESPYSYLMTRRIERAMALLRRGDLSVTEVCFAVGCSSLGTFSTRFAERVGMPPSVYRQEAESSTAGIPACVAKQVTRPVRNREAPAPEPQLA is encoded by the coding sequence GTGACCACCAGTCCCGACTCCGATCCACGCCTGCGTGAGCTTCGAGAGCTCCGCCGCGTCAAGGACCGGATCGACCGGGAGTACGCGCAGCCGCTGGACGTCGAATCCCTGGCCCGCGGCGTCCACATGTCCGCCGGGCACCTCAGCCGCCGTTTCAGGCTCGCCTACCAGGAATCGCCCTACAGCTACCTGATGACCCGGCGCATTGAGCGGGCCATGGCGCTCCTTCGCCGCGGTGACCTTTCCGTCACGGAGGTATGCTTCGCCGTCGGCTGCTCCTCCCTGGGAACCTTCAGTACCCGCTTTGCTGAGCGGGTGGGTATGCCTCCCAGCGTCTACAGACAGGAAGCGGAAAGCTCGACGGCGGGCATCCCGGCGTGCGTGGCGAAACAGGTCACCAGACCGGTCAGGAATCGAGAAGCGCCCGCGCCGGAGCCGCAACTAGCATGA